Below is a window of Desulfurococcus amylolyticus Z-533 DNA.
CTCACCCCCCTCTTCAACTCTCACGGCTGTACGAGGCCTTATATGCATACCTTCGGCCCATGCATGCATCATTGTAAATGTAAGCCTCGCGTTCCTGGAGACATAGAACTCTGAAATACCTATATGGACGCCTTCCCTTACCCCGTGGGGTACGGCGCATCCTGTTACCACGTGGGCTTCGGCGCCCTCATCCACGAATACTATATTATGCGCGTACTGTATTCTACGGTTACTAGTTATAGCTAGGCAGGTATATATGGGAACCGGTACCCTAACCCCTCTCGGAACATAGATAAAGTACCCTACCTCACCGCCATGAAGAAAGGCTGATGCCGTATACTTGTCGCTACGTGGATCTATGAGCCTCCATGAAACCTCCCTCCCTAGATCAGTCTTCTCAAGAGCTAGCCTTGTAGGCATTATTTTCACACCGTATTTTCCAAGGGCCTTCTCAAGTGAGCGGTATAGTGCTGACTCATCAACCTGTATATACATCGCTGATTCAACGTTTATACCGAATCTCTCACCAGCCTTCCTGGCTTCAACGGGAATTTCGTCTCTGCCACTGATTTCAGTCGTCTTCGCTGAGTCACTAGTATATAGTCCTAAATCTACGTCGGGACCGTAAGTGGATGGCTTATATAGTGCTTTCTCAACTTCCTCAAGACTATATTTAACCATTCTTACCGCCCTTCAGAATTTCTACTCCACGCCTATACCCAAACTTGAAGACTACAGGGAGCACTTCATCTGGTGAGCCACTGTAGGCTATACTACCGTCTATTAATAAATGGACCCCATCTATTCTGTTCAGCTTATTGGTTATCAAGCCCGTATGGGTTACAAGTATAACTGAGCTCTTCTTATGGATCAATAATTCTATTGCATGGGCAATGATCTCAGCACTCTCCACATCAACACCGCTGTCGGGTTCGTCCAGCATAGCTAGCCTAGGCGACTGCAGTAGTGAAAGAAAGAGTTCAGCCCTCTTCTTCTCGCCTCCACTGAACCCAAGGAAGAGATCTCTATCCAGTAAAGGATCTATTTTAAGTAGCTTTGAAAACATGGCTGAGTCATCGCATCTATATTTCTCGAGCATGAACCTCGCTATCTCCCTTAACTTAACTCCCTTGACCTCTGGAGGGTTCTGATGTGCTAAAGTGATACCTAGCTTGGCCCTCTCATACGGGGGTAGCTTGGTGATATCTCTTCCATCAAAGTATATCCTGCCGGAAATAATTTTCAAGTAGGGTAGCCCCATTAATGATGCCAGGAGAGTTGATTTCCCACTGCCATTAGGGCCCATTATGATATGCAGCTCACCCTGCGGAATTGTTAATGAGATGTCTCTAAGTACTATCCTATCGTCTACAGCCACTGAAAGCCCCTGTACCTCCAGGCTCATAGTCGATCCCTATATCTCTAAATACATAATCCTACTTAATTAACGGTATTCCACGTATCCATGTTAGAACTGGATAACCTCTCCTTAACGAGCTCGTGGAGTCTTATAAGCATTCTACGCATATCCTCCATTAACACCACGTCACTGTATCCATGCACGACTATGCTATGCGCGAAGGGACTTGGTACATCAAGTGGTCCTAGTAGTGCCACCTCTATCTCCCCGTTTCTGACCATACTAAGGACCTCTATCGCTTCATCTATATGCATGTAATCCATTAAGATCTCCCTATAAGTCTCCTTGAGAACCGGAAATCCCTGTATCTCTTCGACGGCCTTCAGTAATTCCTCAGCATTAACCTGTAGCCTGTTAACGCTTTTCTCCGTATCCCTGTATTTTCTCAATAGCATAAAGCTCCTGACAGCAGTATGCCTGAACCTCCGTTTGAGTAGATCTGTTCTTCTAATAATTCTCTCCAGCATGTCCCACGCTTGATCCGGTGGTATTGATTTAAACCACTCAACCCATTTGCCTTGCGGATGACCGGGGATCGTAAGCATGAAGCCGTTATCGGTTACCGTTAACCTGATATTCACCCCTAGTCTCTGCCCCACGGTGTAAGCATATAGCCTGGCAAGAGCGTCGTTTGCTTTTCGTCCAAAGATCGAGTGTACGATTATATTTCTCCGTGTTGGCTCATCATATATTTCTATAAGTATCAATTTATCTGAAGGCACGAGTCCCTTTGTATAGAGCTTTTGATCCATTATGTAGTCGCAAATAGTCTCAGCCGCATGTTTTTGTAGCTTATACTCCTTTACAAGGTACTCGACCACTTCTTCACGGTCCTTCTCATCAAGCATTTCAGCGATTACACGTCTAAAGCATCCAACC
It encodes the following:
- a CDS encoding SufB/SufD family protein; the protein is MVKYSLEEVEKALYKPSTYGPDVDLGLYTSDSAKTTEISGRDEIPVEARKAGERFGINVESAMYIQVDESALYRSLEKALGKYGVKIMPTRLALEKTDLGREVSWRLIDPRSDKYTASAFLHGGEVGYFIYVPRGVRVPVPIYTCLAITSNRRIQYAHNIVFVDEGAEAHVVTGCAVPHGVREGVHIGISEFYVSRNARLTFTMMHAWAEGMHIRPRTAVRVEEGGEYVSYYIIYSPVASLQTYPRVELSTGARAYLASIIAGSGNGIYDQGSAAILQGKNSSAEVVSRAVAGGYSEIYARGSIEAFEAESKGHIECLGLLISENALISSIPMITSRKPGAILTHEAAIGMIAEKEIQYLMSKGFTEDEAKSVLVKGFMSIKAPGIPLTVEREVERLLDIITRSALG
- a CDS encoding ABC transporter ATP-binding protein — its product is MSLEVQGLSVAVDDRIVLRDISLTIPQGELHIIMGPNGSGKSTLLASLMGLPYLKIISGRIYFDGRDITKLPPYERAKLGITLAHQNPPEVKGVKLREIARFMLEKYRCDDSAMFSKLLKIDPLLDRDLFLGFSGGEKKRAELFLSLLQSPRLAMLDEPDSGVDVESAEIIAHAIELLIHKKSSVILVTHTGLITNKLNRIDGVHLLIDGSIAYSGSPDEVLPVVFKFGYRRGVEILKGGKNG